A stretch of DNA from Campylobacter gracilis:
ACGCGCGCCTACTGCGTGATGATGTCGTAGTTTTTGGGGATTGTGGGCTTGAAGATCGCCTCATTCACCGGCGCGTTTTTGCGGACGTTGCTTAGATTTATGACTACTTTATTATCCATTTTGTCGGTGTAGCTGATCTTACTCGGCAGATCGCCCTTCATCTCGATGAGATATTTTACGTCGTCGAAGCTCGCCTCATAAACGCCCTTTTTATTGGGTTTTGCGTTCGCCAAGATCGCGGTTAAATTCGGCGTTTCTTTTATATTTGTGATGATGGCTTGCTCGAGTTCGGGCTCGATTACGACGACCTTTGTGAAGCTAAAAAATATATTTTTTATCGTAGGGGTCTTGTAATGCCACACGGCGTGCTCTTTTGTGGCGCTAAAATCGCCGCCGTAGCTGATTTTCGCATCGTCGCTCTGCACGGTTTGCGAAAAATTTGCGCTTAGCGTGTCGAATTCTATCCCGCTTGCGAATGCAAAAATGCAGCTTGCCGCTAAAGAAATAAGAGTTTTTTTCATAAATTTTGCCTTTATTTTTGAAAATTTGCGCGTATTATAGCCGTTTTTCTAGGATTTAATTAAATAGAAACTAAAAATATGTTAATATGCGCGGTTAAAATTTTAAAACTAAGGTTTGAGATGTTTAAAAAGGTCATCCACGGGATTTTCGGTACTAAAAACGATAGGATCGTCAAACAATACGCCAAGCGCGCGGCGCAGATCAGTGCACTTGAAGAAAACTACGCGTCGATGGACGATGCGACACTTAAGGCGGAATTTGAAGCGTTAAGAGCGCAAGTTCGCGCGGGCGAAAAGAGCACGGATGACGTGCTTAACGAAGTGTTTGCTATCGTGCGAGAGGCGGGCAAAAGAGTGCTAAATATGCGCCACTTCGACGTTCAGCTGATAGGCGGTTTGGTGCTAAACGACGGCGCGATTGCCGAGATGAAAACGGGCGAAGGAAAGACCCTTGTAGCGACCTTGGCAGTAGTGCTAAATGCGATGGAGGGCAAGGGCGTGCATGTCGTGACCGTAAACGACTACTTAGCTAAGCGCGATGCCGCGCAGATGGGCGAGCTATATGAATTTTTAGGGCTTAGCACCGGCGTGATCGTAGGCGGAGAATACGACGACGCCAAGCGCAAGGCTGCATACGCGTGCGACATCACCTACGGCACAAACAACGAGTTCGGCTTTGATTACCTGCGCGATAATATGAAATTTAGCGCGGATGAAAAGGTGCAGCGCGGGCATCATTTCGTAATCGTCGATGAAGTAGATAGCATCCTGATCGATGAAGCTAGGACGCCGCTAATCATCTCGGGTCCTACGAACCGCACTCTAGATGGCTACATCAAGGCAAACGAAGTAGCGCGCGCGATGATCCGCGGCGAGGCGCCAGCCGATCCGAAAGGCAAGGCGACGGGCGATTTTACCGTAGATGAGAAAAACCGCGCCGTTTTGATTACAGAGGCAGGAATCTCAAAAGCCGAGAAGCTTTTTGGCGTCGATAACCTCTATAGTCTCGAAAATGCCGTGCTTAGCCACTACCTTGATCAAGCACTTAAGGCGAATTATCTATTTGAAAAGGACGTGCACTACGTCGTGCGCGACGGGCAGGTCATAATCGTGGATGAATTTACGGGTCGTCTTAGCGAGGGTCGCAGATTCAGCGAAGGGCTCCATCAGGCTCTTGAAGCTAAAGAGGGCGTGCAGATCCAAGAGGAGAGCCAAACTCTTGCCGACATTACCTTTCAAAACTACTTCCGCCTTTACGAAAAGCTCGCCGGTATGACGGGTACGGCGCAGACGGAGGCGACGGAATTTTCTCAAATTTACAAACTCGAAGTGGTCTCGATCCCTACGAACGTGCCGGTTATCAGAAAGGATCAAAACGATCTTATCTACAAGACCGAGCGCGAGAAATTTGACGCCGTCATAAATGAGATCAAGCGGCTAAATTCCAAAGGTCAGCCCGTGCTAGTGGGTACGGCGTCGATTGAAAAGAGCGAGAAGCTGCACGAGCTTTTAGTCAAAGAAAACATCGCGCACTCCGTGCTAAATGCCAAAAATCACGAGCGCGAGGCGCAGATCATCAAAGACGCAGGCGTAAAGGGTGCCGTAACGATCGCTACGAATATGGCGGGACGTGGCGTAGATATCCGTATAGACGATGAAGTGCGCGCTTTGGGCGGGCTGTATATTTTAGGTACCGAGCGCCACGAAAGCCGCCGCATTGATAATCAGCTCCGCGGACGAAGCGGGCGACAGGGCGATCCGGGCGAGAGTAGATTTTTCTTAAGCTTGGAGGATAATCTACTTAGAATTTTTGGTAGCGACAAGATTAAAAATATCATGGATCGCTTAGGGCTAAAAGATGGCGAACATATCGAATCAGGCATGGTTTCGCGCGCAGTAGAGAACGCGCAGAAAAAAGTCGAGAGCTTGCATTTTGAAGCGCGTAAAAATATCCTAGAATACGACGACGTCGCAAACGAGCAGCGCAAGACGATCTATAAATATCGCAACGAGCTTTTGGATCCCGACTACGATCTGAAAGATAAAATCATTCAAAACCGCGAGGAGTACATCTCTAGCGTGCTTGAGGAGCTTGAAATTTTCGACGGCGTAAATATCAAAGAGGTCGATAAATTCCCGATCGTCGCCAAAATCGCTCAAGAAACGGGCGAGGTGCTCGAAAACAGCGAGCTTGAGAAGGTCGATGATTTCAAAGAGCTGAAAGAAAAGATCATCGGTGCGCTTGCCGTTTCGTATGAAAACAAGATGGCGCCGATCGATCCGCAGCAACGCAAAAGTATCGAAAAGATGCTTTATCTGCAGATCGTCGATCGCGACTGGAGAGAGCATCTGTATCAGATGGATATCCTAAAGGCGGGCATCGGACTTCGCGGCTACAACCACAAAGACCCGCTTACGGAGTATAAAAAGGAGAGCTACAATCTCTTTATGGAGCTTGTAATGCGCCTCAAATCCGACAGCATCCGCTTGCTGCATTCGATCCAGTTCAAATCACAGGAGGAGATCGAAGCCGAGCAGCGCGCGATGCAGGAGCGCATGGAGAGCTCAAACGCCAAAGAGCTCGCCGCCGCAAGCACGAATGAAGCGCAGCTAAAGGGTCCCGATGAGTTCGGCGACAAAAAGCCTAAACGAAACGATCCTTGCCCTTGCGGTAGCGGCAAAAAATACAAAGACTGCCACGGTAAGGGCGGTCCGAAAAAGGGCGGCTTTGCGAGGTAGGCGCGGCGATCGGTCGTAAGTATCGCGCGATCGGTGATCTCGATTGCGAGCATTGCGCGATCGGCGCTTTTCAATCTTGCTTTTGTATTTAGCGGATCGGTCGAGGGCGAAAGGCGTCATAAAATTTTAAAGGGGAGTTTGATCGCGAGGCGGCGCGGACGGAAATTTAAAAAGAGCTTATTCGCGAGGCGGCACGAACGGTGAGCAAAGCTGCGCGATGGGGCGGAATTTTGGTTTTGAAATTTTAAAATTTCAAAGCGCGCCCGATGCTTTGCCGCATATTTTCATGGCGCTGTTGCGGCGCACCGTGCGGTAAAATGTGAACGGCACACGGTGCTTAAATTTAGCGTGCGGCTAGGATACTGCGCGCGTTTGAAATTTTAAATTTATGCGATTGCGGGCAAGCTTTTAAGCGAAATCCGCTTTTTAAATTTTAAGAATTTTAAAATTATAAAAGATTTGGAATTTCTAAAATTTTAAAATTTCGAGTCGTTTGAAATTTTAAAATTTAGAATTCGGGTTTAAAATTTCAAAGTTTTGGCAAAGAGGTCTGTTCGGTTTGTCGTATCCGATATCTCTTGGGGGCGAATTTCACTGCGTATAAGAGATTTCGGCGCGATTTTAAATTTTTAAAACCCGCTGGAGCTTTTATATTTGACGCCGTAAAACCTGTTTTTGGAATTTTAAAATTCCAAAATACCTAAAATTCCACATAGAATTTAGCGTTAAATTTTATGTGAAATTTTACAAGGACAGCTTTTTGGTAAAGTATTTATTATTCAAATATCTCAGATTCGACCGCTCTCAGCCCTTTATTACGCTTTCAGCGCTGCTTGCGTTCTTGGGCGTCGGCGTGGGGCTTACGGTGCTCATTGTTGCGATGGCGATAATGAACGGCTTTGATAAAGAATTTGAGCGCAAGCTCTTTACGATGAACTACCCGATCACGATCCACAGCCACTTTCGCGGCGGTATTTCAAAAGACGACGTGGAGGGACTGCGGGCGGACTTTCCCGATCTGATCTTTAGCCCCTACATCAGCTCTCAAGTCATCGCTAAGGGCGGCGACAGGCTCGAGGGCGGGCTGATTTTCGGCGTAAATTTAAACGACGAAAAGCGCATCAACTCCGTCGTCGCAGCAGGCGCCAAAGACGCCAATCTAACGGACTACGGCATCATGATAGGACGCGGGATCAAGGACGAGTTTATGCTGGATGAGGGCAGCAAGATCACGATGATCTTTACGAAGAGCGATCCGGGCGGCTTTGCGCTGATCCCCAAGATGAAGCGCTTTGATGTGCGCGCGGATTTTAGCTCTGGACTGATCGCCTACGACAAGGCGTATTCCTACGCGGACGCGAGCGATCTAGCCAAAATTTTGGGCTACGACGAGGGGACATTCGACGGCGTGCATGTTTTTTCAAACGATCCGTTTAAAGACCTGGAGCGCATCAAAAAAAGCCTTCCTGGCGGTGCTAGTGCCGTGGGCTGGTGGCAGCAAAACGGCAATTTTTTCAGCGCCCTTGCGCTTGAAAAGCGCGCGCTTTTCATCGTGCTGATGCTAATAATCCTGGTTGCGAGCCTAAATATCGTAAGCTCGCTTCTGATGACCGTGATGAACCGTCGCCAAGAGATCGCGCTTTTACTTAGTCTGGGCGCTAGCAAAAAAGAGGTTAAAAGGACCTTTTTTGCGCTCGGAGCCACGATCGGCGGCGGCGGCATCATATTCGGGCTGATTTTGGGCTTATTCGGAGTGTGGCTGCTCGGAAGCTTCGACATCGTAAATCTGCCCGCCGACGTTTACGGAAGCTCGAAGCTGCCGATGGAGCTCTCGCTAGGCGATTTGGCGATGATTTTAATCGGCGCGGTGCTTATCGTGGCGCTATCGTCGTGGTATCCGGCCAAAAAAGCCACGCAGATCGACGTGCTGCAAACGTTGCGCAACGAGTAAATTTAAACGCGGCGCCTTTAAAATTCGGCAAATTTTGAAATTTAGAGCGGCGCGACTGTGTTTTGCGCGGTATTTCGGCGCGCAAGACAGAAGCTACGCGATCTTGCACGACGCGCATCGTGTAAAATTGCACTAAATACGATTTGGGTCGCCAGAATTTTGATTCTTTCGTGAGATTGTAAGCTACATGGAGCCTAAATTTTGAATAAATTTGGTCGTTCAAATTTATTCAAAATTTTAAATTCCAAAGTGGAGCAAATTTTTAGAGCGCTTTTCTAAATTTTGTAAAATTTTGAAACCACTCAAAGATAAAATCATAAAGATTTTGAAAGGATCTATGGTGCAAAAGATCGTTTTATTTCTGTGTGCGGCGCTGTTTCTATGCGGCTGCTCTAGGAGCGGACCGCAAGATGTCCCAAAGCCAGAGCAAAATAAGGCACCTAGCCACCATTATACAGGCTACTATTACGCATAGCGTATATTGCGCGGCGGGCGACGATACGAGACGTTTAACGGCGAGAAAATGGAAACATTGTAGTTCTTGCTCATTCGTGGACAAAAGCTCTCAAGCCTGCAATACGAGCCTTAGCAGCGTTGCAGCCTGAATGTAGCGGCGCCAAGGTGTCCATCCGTATATAATGACGATAAAATTTAGGCTTATTTAAGCAGGACGAAATTCTTTTTAAAATTCCTTCAAATTCCCATAAATCCAGCTGAATAAATCTAAATTTTATAAATTTTAGGGTAACATTCCCTATTTTTCAAAAAGGCTTTAAATGACTTTAATTGACGGCAAAAGCATAAGCGCGAAGGTAAAAGATGAGATCAAAGCGGCCGCTTCGGATCTTGCCGCAAAGGGCGTAGAGCCTGCGCTGGCGGTGATTTTGGTAGGCGAGGACGCGGCTAGTAAGACCTATGTCGCGAGTAAGGAAAAAGCCTGCGCCACCTGTGGGATCCGATCCGTAGCGCACCGCTTGAGCTCCGACGTGAGCGAGGCGGCGCTTTTAGAACTGATAGAAAATTTAAACGATGACGAAAGCATCGACGGCATCTTGGTGCAGCTGCCGCTTCCAAAGCATATTGATACGAATAAAATTTTAGAAAAAATAAGCCCGCAAAAGGACGTGGACGGATTTAGTGCGATAAACGTAGGCAAGCTTACTAGCGGGCTTTCGGACGGTTTTGTGCCTTGCACTCCGCTTGGCGTGATGCGTCTGCTTGAGGAATACGGCGTGCAGATCGCGGGCAAAAACGCCGTCGTGCTGGGTCGCAGTAATATCGTCGGAAAGCCGATGGCGAGCCTGCTGTTAAATGCCGACGCCACTGTTACTATCGCTCATAGCAAGACGAAAGACTTAAAGCGGCTTTGCGCAGATGCCGACATTTTGGTCGCGGCGGTCGGTAGGGCGCATTTTGTGGGCGCCGATATGGTAAAACAAGGCGCGGTGGTAATCGACGTGGGGATCAATCGCGGCGGCGACGGCAAACTAAGAGGCGACGTCGATTTTGATGCGGTAGCGCCAAAA
This window harbors:
- the folD gene encoding bifunctional methylenetetrahydrofolate dehydrogenase/methenyltetrahydrofolate cyclohydrolase FolD; protein product: MTLIDGKSISAKVKDEIKAAASDLAAKGVEPALAVILVGEDAASKTYVASKEKACATCGIRSVAHRLSSDVSEAALLELIENLNDDESIDGILVQLPLPKHIDTNKILEKISPQKDVDGFSAINVGKLTSGLSDGFVPCTPLGVMRLLEEYGVQIAGKNAVVLGRSNIVGKPMASLLLNADATVTIAHSKTKDLKRLCADADILVAAVGRAHFVGADMVKQGAVVIDVGINRGGDGKLRGDVDFDAVAPKCSFITPVPGGVGPMTIAMLLSNTIKSAKNRLRQRA
- the lolA gene encoding LolA-like outer membrane lipoprotein chaperone encodes the protein MKKTLISLAASCIFAFASGIEFDTLSANFSQTVQSDDAKISYGGDFSATKEHAVWHYKTPTIKNIFFSFTKVVVIEPELEQAIITNIKETPNLTAILANAKPNKKGVYEASFDDVKYLIEMKGDLPSKISYTDKMDNKVVINLSNVRKNAPVNEAIFKPTIPKNYDIITQ
- the secA gene encoding preprotein translocase subunit SecA; translation: MFKKVIHGIFGTKNDRIVKQYAKRAAQISALEENYASMDDATLKAEFEALRAQVRAGEKSTDDVLNEVFAIVREAGKRVLNMRHFDVQLIGGLVLNDGAIAEMKTGEGKTLVATLAVVLNAMEGKGVHVVTVNDYLAKRDAAQMGELYEFLGLSTGVIVGGEYDDAKRKAAYACDITYGTNNEFGFDYLRDNMKFSADEKVQRGHHFVIVDEVDSILIDEARTPLIISGPTNRTLDGYIKANEVARAMIRGEAPADPKGKATGDFTVDEKNRAVLITEAGISKAEKLFGVDNLYSLENAVLSHYLDQALKANYLFEKDVHYVVRDGQVIIVDEFTGRLSEGRRFSEGLHQALEAKEGVQIQEESQTLADITFQNYFRLYEKLAGMTGTAQTEATEFSQIYKLEVVSIPTNVPVIRKDQNDLIYKTEREKFDAVINEIKRLNSKGQPVLVGTASIEKSEKLHELLVKENIAHSVLNAKNHEREAQIIKDAGVKGAVTIATNMAGRGVDIRIDDEVRALGGLYILGTERHESRRIDNQLRGRSGRQGDPGESRFFLSLEDNLLRIFGSDKIKNIMDRLGLKDGEHIESGMVSRAVENAQKKVESLHFEARKNILEYDDVANEQRKTIYKYRNELLDPDYDLKDKIIQNREEYISSVLEELEIFDGVNIKEVDKFPIVAKIAQETGEVLENSELEKVDDFKELKEKIIGALAVSYENKMAPIDPQQRKSIEKMLYLQIVDRDWREHLYQMDILKAGIGLRGYNHKDPLTEYKKESYNLFMELVMRLKSDSIRLLHSIQFKSQEEIEAEQRAMQERMESSNAKELAAASTNEAQLKGPDEFGDKKPKRNDPCPCGSGKKYKDCHGKGGPKKGGFAR
- a CDS encoding ABC transporter permease, producing the protein MVKYLLFKYLRFDRSQPFITLSALLAFLGVGVGLTVLIVAMAIMNGFDKEFERKLFTMNYPITIHSHFRGGISKDDVEGLRADFPDLIFSPYISSQVIAKGGDRLEGGLIFGVNLNDEKRINSVVAAGAKDANLTDYGIMIGRGIKDEFMLDEGSKITMIFTKSDPGGFALIPKMKRFDVRADFSSGLIAYDKAYSYADASDLAKILGYDEGTFDGVHVFSNDPFKDLERIKKSLPGGASAVGWWQQNGNFFSALALEKRALFIVLMLIILVASLNIVSSLLMTVMNRRQEIALLLSLGASKKEVKRTFFALGATIGGGGIIFGLILGLFGVWLLGSFDIVNLPADVYGSSKLPMELSLGDLAMILIGAVLIVALSSWYPAKKATQIDVLQTLRNE